The following coding sequences lie in one Arachis hypogaea cultivar Tifrunner chromosome 4, arahy.Tifrunner.gnm2.J5K5, whole genome shotgun sequence genomic window:
- the LOC112794256 gene encoding putative callose synthase 6 gives MENLRLNTKERGQRFVNIDTDFTVNKSVKEKVIRLHLLLTVKESAINVPQNLDARRHITFFANSLFMNMPKAPKVRNVLSFRKKLICIYTTT, from the exons ATGGAAAATCTTCGTCTCAACACCAAAGAAAGAGGACAGAGATTTGTCAACATAGATACTGATTTTACTGTCAACAAATCAGTGAAGGAGAAG GTTATTAGACTTCATTTGCTTTTAACAGTAAAGGAATCAGCCATAAATGTGCCTCAAAATCTGGATGCTCGCCGCCATATCACATTCTTTGCAAATTCCTTATTCATGAATATGCCGAAGGCTCCCAAAGTTCGAAATGTGTTGTCCTTCAG aaaaaaattaatttgcatATACACAACTACTTGA